The following coding sequences are from one Eleginops maclovinus isolate JMC-PN-2008 ecotype Puerto Natales chromosome 11, JC_Emac_rtc_rv5, whole genome shotgun sequence window:
- the pfdn1 gene encoding prefoldin subunit 1 — MSIDLELKKAFSELQVKMLDTQQKAKLSDLQIEQLMRVQKLAKLTNAEISTLSDNTRLYEGVGRMFILQSKEDINNQLMDKQKTADEKIKELEQRKVYLERSVKEAEDNIREMLLSRRNTAQ; from the exons ATGTCTATCGACTTGGAGCTGAAGAAG GCCTTCTCGGAGCTGCAGGTGAAGATGCTCGACACGCAGCAGAAGGCGAAGTTGTCCGACCTGCAGATCGAGCAGCTGATGCGCGTCCAGAAACTCGCTAAGCTAACCAATGCTGAGATCTCCACGCTGTCCGACAACACGCGACTCTATGAGGGAGTGGGACGCAT gttcaTTCTTCAATCGAAGGAGGACATCAACAATCAGCTGAtggacaaacagaaaacagctgaCGAGAAAATTAAAGAGCTGGAG CAAAGGAAGGTGTACCTTGAACGCAGCGTGAAAGAAGCTGAAGACAACATCCGAGAAATGCTGCTGTCAAGGAGAAACACTGCTCaatag
- the ttc1 gene encoding tetratricopeptide repeat protein 1 isoform X1 produces MTSVQQHDVTTTTSDISTTTSDITTTTSDISTTTSDISTTTSDVPTTTSDISTTTSDISTKPLTSVQQHLTSVQQPLTSVQKPLTSVQQPLTSPQQHLTSPQHLTSVQQHLTSVQQHLTSVQQPLTSPQQPLTSPQQHLPSVQQPLTSPQQHLTSVQQHLTSVQQHLTSPQQHLTSVQQHLTSVQQTSDVTTTTSDVSTTTSDISTTTSDISTTTSDISTTTSDISTTTSDISTTTSDVSTTTSDITTTTSYISTTTSDISTTTSDITTTTSDISTTTSDVSTTTSDISTTTSDVSTTTSDITTTTSYISTTTSDISTTTSYISTTTSDISTTTSDVTTTTSDISTTTSDFTTTTSDISTTTSDVSTTTSDVSTTTSDVSTTTSDVTTTTSDITTTTSDISTTTSDVSTTTSDVSTTTSDVSTTTSDVSTTTSDITTTTSDISTTTSDISTTTSDVTTTTSDISTTTSDITTTTSDISTTTSDVTTTTSDITTTSSDISTTTSDVTTTTSDITTTTSDISTKTSDITTTTSDITTTTSDITTTSDISTTTSDITTTTSDITTTTSDITTTTSDITTTTSDISTTTSDVTTTSQQKHLTSVQQHLTSVQQHLTSPQQHLTSPQQHLTSQQQHLTSQQHLTHGVFPGK; encoded by the coding sequence ATGACATCAGTACAACAACATGACGtcaccacaacaacatctgacatcagtACAACAACCTCTGAcatcaccacaacaacatctgacatcagtacaacaacatctgacatcagtacaacaacatctgacgtccccacaacaacatctgacatcagtacaacaacatctgacatcagtACAAAACCTCTGACGTcagtacaacaacatctgacgtCAGTACAACAACCTCTGACGTCAGTACAAAAACCTCTGACGTCAGTACAACAACCTCTGACGtcaccacaacaacatctgacatcaccacaacatctgacatcagtacaacaacatctgacgtcagtacaacaacatctgacgtCAGTACAACAACCTCTGACGTCACCACAACAACCTCTGACGTCACCACAGCAACATCTGCCATCAGTACAACAACCTCTGAcatcaccacaacaacatctgacatcagtacaacaacatctgacatcagtacaacaacatctgacgtcaccacaacaacatctgacgtcagtacaacaacatctgacatcagtACAACAAACATCTGACGtcaccacaacaacatctgacgtcagtacaacaacatctgacatcagtacaacaacatctgacatcagtacaacaacatctgacatcagtACAACAACCTCTGACATcagtacaacaacatctgacatcagtACAACAACCTCTGACGTcagtacaacaacatctgacatcaccacaacaacatctTACATCAgcacaacaacatctgacatcagtacaacaacatctgacatcaccacaacaacatctgacatcagCACAACAACCTCTGACGTcagtacaacaacatctgacatcagtACAACAACCTCTGACGTcagtacaacaacatctgacatcaccacaacaacatctTACATCAgcacaacaacatctgacatcagtACAACAACATCTTACATCAgcacaacaacatctgacatcagtACAACAACCTCTGACGtcaccacaacaacatctgacatcagtacaacaacatctgacttcaccacaacaacatctgacatcagtacaacaacatctgacgtCAGTACAACAACCTCTGACGTCAGTACAACAACCTCTGACGTCAGTACAACAACCTCTGACGtcaccacaacaacatctgacatcaccacaacaacatctgacatcagtacaacaacatctgacgtCAGTACAACAACCTCTGACGTCAGTACAACAACCTCTGACGTCAGTACAACAACCTCTGACGTcagtacaacaacatctgacatcacaacaacaacatctgacatcagtacaacaacatctgacatcagtACAACAACCTCTGACGTCACCACAACAACCTCTGACATcagtacaacaacatctgacatcacaacaacaacatctgacatcagtACAACAACCTCTGACGTCACCACAACAACCTCTGACATCACAACAACATCATCTGACATCAGTACAACAACCTCTGACGtcaccacaacaacatctgacatcaccacaacaacatctgacatcagtacaaaaacatctgacatcacaacaacaacatctgacatcaccacaacaacatctgacatcacaACAACCTCTGACATcagtacaacaacatctgacatcacaacaacaacatctgacatcaccacaacaacatctgacatcacaacaacaacatctgacatcaccacaacaacatctgacatcagtACAACAACCTCTGACGTCaccacaacatcacaacaaaaacatctgacgtcagtacaacaacatctgacgtcagtacaacaacatctgacgtcaccacaacaacatctgacatcaccacaacaacatctgacatcacaacaacaacatctgacatcacaACAACATCTGACTCATGGTGTGTTTCCGGGGAAATAA